Proteins from one Vibrio coralliirubri genomic window:
- a CDS encoding GNAT family N-acetyltransferase produces MELVIGNNPELITKAQSIRHQVFVVEQGIPQVLDLDGLDPVSHHALITDEDNLVATARLHIDESGHSTMARVAVLQPYRGSGIASKIVSALLNHASEHGVKVIEIHAHQYLKGYYEKFGFEFIREVEIVGEHQLIEMRYYISA; encoded by the coding sequence ATGGAATTGGTGATTGGTAACAACCCAGAATTGATAACGAAAGCACAGTCCATTCGTCATCAAGTATTCGTTGTTGAACAAGGTATCCCACAGGTATTAGATCTTGATGGGTTAGACCCAGTATCACATCATGCACTGATCACCGATGAAGATAATTTAGTCGCGACGGCACGCTTGCACATTGATGAATCAGGACACTCAACCATGGCACGTGTTGCGGTTCTGCAGCCTTATCGAGGATCTGGTATCGCGTCTAAAATTGTTAGCGCACTTCTAAATCACGCTTCTGAACATGGTGTCAAAGTCATTGAAATCCACGCCCATCAATACCTAAAGGGTTACTATGAAAAGTTCGGCTTTGAGTTCATTCGTGAAGTGGAAATCGTCGGAGAACATCAACTCATTGAGATGAGATACTACATAAGTGCTTAG
- a CDS encoding ATP-binding cassette domain-containing protein, producing the protein MNAPLLSVDHLTIKTSSRILFQDIHFDVYRGELLAIMGPSGIGKSMLSRAIAGFLPETVEVEGHISLSGEAVCGLPMLQRTAAQRPAVIFQDALQALNPLVSIEGQLCLALTGTRTKLKSKDKIKITELLIQLGFPNPETILPLYPSQISGGQRQRVCIAIGLLSNSDIIIADEPTSALDPVTEQEILKLIRHNVKQRQIGGLLITHDLHSALACDKLLVIDDGGVVAYGAPKHALESSSHAFCCSLRDLIE; encoded by the coding sequence GTGAACGCCCCACTTTTGTCTGTTGACCATCTAACGATCAAAACCTCTTCGAGAATCCTTTTCCAAGATATCCACTTCGATGTTTATCGAGGTGAGCTGTTGGCGATCATGGGTCCTTCAGGTATTGGTAAGTCGATGCTTTCTCGCGCTATTGCGGGGTTTCTGCCAGAGACGGTTGAAGTTGAAGGTCATATTTCTCTATCTGGTGAAGCGGTGTGTGGTTTACCGATGTTGCAAAGAACTGCAGCACAGCGCCCCGCAGTTATCTTCCAAGATGCGCTTCAAGCGTTAAACCCTCTGGTTTCAATAGAAGGCCAACTCTGCCTTGCCTTGACGGGAACTCGCACCAAGCTTAAATCAAAAGACAAAATCAAAATTACCGAGTTGCTGATTCAACTTGGTTTTCCTAATCCAGAAACCATCTTGCCGTTGTACCCGAGCCAAATTTCGGGTGGGCAACGCCAACGTGTGTGTATTGCGATTGGCTTGCTGAGTAACTCCGATATTATCATCGCCGATGAACCAACCAGTGCGTTAGATCCGGTGACAGAGCAAGAGATACTTAAGCTGATTCGACACAATGTTAAACAACGTCAAATTGGTGGTTTACTCATCACCCATGACCTGCATAGCGCGTTGGCGTGTGACAAGTTGTTGGTCATCGATGATGGTGGGGTGGTGGCTTATGGTGCTCCGAAACATGCACTTGAATCGAGCTCTCACGCTTTCTGCTGTTCATTGAGAGACTTAATCGAATGA
- a CDS encoding response regulator transcription factor, with amino-acid sequence MKVLIVDDSHNVAETIADYLELEGMVIDCAYHGEAALKLASENYYDVIIMDIMMPKLDGISAVRKLREEVQCSMPILFLTAKDRLEDKIAAFQAGGDDYLVKPFAMQELSLRLNALASRGPRQGIGKQVFADITLNSQTDEVCREGRLIKLSRIQLKILKVLMRHAPAIVSRTEVIDSVWGDESPSSDALRSHIYGLRNALDKGFEHSRLETIHGQGYRLKA; translated from the coding sequence ATGAAAGTTTTGATCGTTGATGACAGCCATAATGTTGCAGAAACCATTGCCGATTATCTAGAGTTAGAAGGGATGGTGATCGATTGTGCTTATCATGGTGAAGCGGCATTGAAGTTAGCGTCTGAGAATTATTATGACGTGATTATTATGGACATCATGATGCCTAAATTAGACGGCATCTCAGCTGTTAGAAAGTTAAGAGAAGAGGTGCAGTGCTCTATGCCAATTCTATTTTTAACCGCTAAAGATAGGTTGGAAGATAAAATCGCTGCCTTTCAAGCGGGTGGAGATGATTATTTGGTTAAGCCTTTCGCCATGCAAGAGCTCAGTTTAAGGCTCAACGCATTGGCAAGCCGAGGGCCACGGCAAGGTATTGGAAAGCAGGTTTTTGCCGATATTACTCTCAACTCGCAGACAGACGAGGTATGCCGAGAAGGTAGGCTTATTAAGTTGAGTCGTATTCAGCTTAAGATATTAAAAGTCCTTATGCGCCATGCACCAGCAATTGTTTCAAGAACTGAAGTGATTGATTCCGTTTGGGGTGATGAATCGCCAAGCAGTGATGCACTGCGAAGTCATATTTATGGCCTCCGCAACGCGCTCGATAAAGGGTTTGAACACTCACGATTAGAGACTATTCATGGACAAGGTTACCGACTCAAAGCATAA
- a CDS encoding DUF5666 domain-containing protein: MKKLALISVVGLILTGCGGSDSNSNGSNDNNTQVPSAIQGTIDSVSGNTIVVNGYSYQVDSANYAGEDVAIADLEKNMMVSISSNARSASAHTSRAQVSLEPTIVGLISDANHNNGTFKVNGIALTFTDLSREIENSDWVMVSSLPTANAGYKVLSVVKFEPSDEYETVEVEGLITNLNLNTLTFNLGGALNVEYTVDSIDNDSNESELADGLWVEVTGSMVGSVLKADEVEVEDFDEIDNDTEIEGTITSVANDKSSFQLSFKGHFLVDENTRYEDGSKSKLTVDTEVEVTTKKVNGRNVATKIEFERDVDLEGTVQSIYLEGSSFEMTSLHGNQTIHVNKNTQFEDGLTFENLAIGDLIEVEAYKVNSQYIAIEIEAEDND; the protein is encoded by the coding sequence ATGAAAAAGTTAGCGCTGATTTCAGTTGTCGGTTTAATTCTAACTGGCTGTGGCGGTAGTGACAGCAATAGCAATGGAAGCAACGATAACAACACGCAAGTTCCATCAGCAATTCAAGGTACCATTGACTCTGTTTCTGGCAACACCATCGTTGTGAATGGTTATAGCTATCAAGTAGACAGTGCGAACTATGCAGGCGAAGATGTGGCAATTGCAGACCTAGAAAAGAACATGATGGTTTCTATTTCATCTAATGCTCGTAGCGCTTCAGCTCACACTAGCAGAGCTCAAGTTAGTCTTGAACCAACCATCGTTGGTCTTATTTCAGACGCCAACCATAATAATGGCACATTTAAAGTCAATGGCATCGCATTGACCTTTACAGATCTATCACGTGAAATTGAAAATAGCGATTGGGTTATGGTCTCTTCTTTACCAACAGCGAATGCAGGTTACAAAGTGTTATCTGTAGTTAAATTTGAACCATCAGATGAATACGAAACGGTTGAGGTCGAGGGGTTGATTACTAACCTGAACCTAAACACACTAACATTCAATTTAGGTGGGGCTCTCAATGTCGAGTATACAGTCGATAGTATTGACAATGACTCTAATGAATCAGAGTTAGCTGATGGGCTTTGGGTTGAAGTAACAGGCTCAATGGTAGGCTCTGTATTGAAAGCAGATGAAGTGGAGGTCGAAGATTTTGACGAAATCGATAATGATACAGAAATCGAAGGTACAATTACTTCAGTGGCAAACGATAAATCGTCATTTCAATTAAGCTTCAAAGGTCACTTTCTTGTAGATGAAAATACTCGTTACGAAGATGGCAGCAAGTCAAAATTAACAGTGGATACGGAAGTTGAGGTAACCACGAAAAAAGTCAACGGAAGAAATGTTGCGACTAAAATCGAATTTGAACGCGACGTTGATTTAGAGGGCACAGTGCAAAGCATCTACCTAGAAGGAAGCAGCTTTGAAATGACATCATTGCATGGTAATCAAACTATTCATGTAAATAAAAACACTCAATTTGAAGATGGCCTAACTTTTGAGAACCTTGCTATTGGCGACCTTATTGAGGTTGAAGCCTACAAGGTCAACAGTCAGTACATTGCAATCGAGATCGAAGCAGAAGACAACGACTAA
- a CDS encoding MATE family efflux transporter has translation MTITHKDYLKIAFPFIISTVTQPLLGAVDTAVIGQLGIAELIGGVAIGTIIMNTMYWLFGFFRVSTTGQSAMALGKGNRSDLAGSLMRPFVLSGLVGLIFILIQPLIWQGAMWVIEPEANVAEHAHIYFSILIYGAPFVLLNYTIIGWLMGQAKAKEVLYTQVFGNVLNIVLDAVFVLYFDLGVAGVAYASLIAQVTTFAIGVTLVMKTSNISISEFLQGSKMTKKDLSTIISSNTDLLLRTICILVFFNMMARTGSKLGTDVLAANAILMQVTFIVSYMFDGIANASSVFAGKAVGQKNPSMLDRVLRLNFQWTAGFIAALTLLTLIFKDMIVFLFTDIPALVTLYQEMAPWLIVFPLVAGFGLTVYGIFTGTGTTRPVRDSSIATLLVFLAVQAFTIDIWGNHGLWLAFTLFYLGRIAFLYPFIAQVKQKCYPVEDAVQGAIN, from the coding sequence ATGACCATTACCCACAAAGATTATCTGAAAATTGCCTTCCCTTTCATCATCTCAACGGTGACACAACCTCTGCTAGGGGCGGTGGATACCGCTGTTATTGGCCAACTTGGTATTGCTGAACTGATTGGTGGTGTGGCGATCGGCACCATCATTATGAACACCATGTATTGGTTGTTTGGCTTTTTCCGTGTCAGTACCACGGGGCAAAGTGCGATGGCACTGGGCAAGGGAAATCGCTCTGATTTGGCGGGTAGTTTGATGCGTCCGTTCGTGCTGTCTGGTTTGGTGGGTTTGATCTTTATCTTGATACAGCCACTCATCTGGCAAGGTGCAATGTGGGTGATAGAGCCTGAAGCCAATGTGGCCGAGCACGCGCATATCTACTTCAGTATTTTGATTTATGGCGCGCCTTTCGTGTTGCTCAACTACACCATTATTGGTTGGCTAATGGGGCAGGCGAAAGCCAAAGAAGTTCTTTATACACAAGTGTTTGGTAACGTGTTGAACATTGTTTTAGATGCGGTGTTTGTACTCTATTTCGATCTGGGTGTCGCAGGTGTGGCTTACGCAAGTTTGATTGCACAAGTTACCACCTTTGCGATTGGTGTGACCTTGGTGATGAAGACCAGCAATATTTCGATCTCTGAGTTCTTGCAAGGCTCGAAGATGACCAAGAAAGACCTATCGACAATCATCTCTTCGAATACTGATCTATTGCTTCGCACCATTTGTATCTTGGTGTTCTTCAACATGATGGCGCGTACAGGCTCTAAACTGGGTACCGATGTTCTAGCGGCTAACGCGATCTTGATGCAGGTGACCTTCATAGTCAGTTATATGTTTGACGGTATTGCAAACGCATCGAGTGTGTTTGCAGGTAAGGCGGTAGGTCAGAAGAATCCTTCAATGTTGGATCGAGTATTAAGGCTTAACTTCCAATGGACGGCCGGTTTCATTGCTGCGCTGACGCTTTTAACCTTGATTTTTAAAGATATGATTGTTTTCTTGTTTACCGATATTCCAGCGCTGGTCACGCTGTACCAAGAGATGGCTCCGTGGTTAATTGTGTTCCCGCTAGTGGCTGGCTTTGGCTTAACGGTTTATGGCATTTTTACCGGAACGGGAACCACACGTCCGGTTAGAGACTCAAGCATCGCGACTTTGTTGGTATTTTTAGCGGTACAGGCATTTACCATCGATATTTGGGGTAATCATGGTCTGTGGTTGGCGTTTACCTTGTTTTATCTTGGACGTATTGCATTCTTGTATCCGTTCATCGCACAAGTTAAGCAGAAGTGTTACCCAGTCGAAGATGCCGTTCAGGGTGCCATTAACTAA
- a CDS encoding YdcH family protein → MLNENHAFILDFPDLKLDIVQLNHDDEKFKADMQKYHQLDYDIRQLEISGSPIDDDSMHNLKVERMELKDSLHKQLTRHHALKIV, encoded by the coding sequence ATGCTCAATGAAAACCATGCCTTTATCTTAGATTTCCCAGATCTTAAATTAGACATTGTTCAGCTCAACCACGACGACGAAAAATTCAAAGCAGATATGCAGAAGTACCACCAACTCGACTACGACATCCGTCAGCTAGAAATCTCTGGCAGCCCTATCGATGACGACAGCATGCACAACCTCAAAGTAGAACGCATGGAGCTAAAAGACTCGCTACACAAACAGCTCACGCGCCATCACGCGCTTAAGATCGTATAA
- a CDS encoding PLP-dependent aminotransferase family protein, with the protein MEIAQSLQQIQSSYIREILAAASDPNVISLAGGLPDEKTFPIDLMKPTLENLANMPEVFQYGSTAGYGPLLDHLTQSYQLPESHTAMICTGSQQGLDLIARAYVDPGDVVVMEAPSYLGAMQVFGLVQANIATVSQTEFGPNLDELETCFAQQSPKMFYAVPDFHNPTGVCWATETRQKVAELCIKYNVAFIEDAPYRELRFTGTELPLVSSFCPDNSIVLRSFSKIASPGLRIGAVTGKRSYLEPLIKVKQGADLHSSVPMQALLVGLLKHEDFGVHMENIRTLYKSRYEVLFSELEKQLPADCVLKSVDGGMFIWVEIPECDTFELAKTLLSNGVAVVPSPVFYPKADEAKAALRLNFTNANPEELMEAVKRLAEVLNQA; encoded by the coding sequence ATGGAAATCGCACAGTCATTACAACAGATTCAATCTTCATACATTCGAGAGATCCTCGCAGCCGCAAGTGATCCAAATGTCATCTCATTGGCCGGTGGTTTACCGGACGAGAAAACATTCCCAATCGATTTAATGAAGCCAACGCTAGAAAACCTAGCGAACATGCCTGAAGTTTTCCAATACGGTTCTACTGCCGGTTACGGCCCGTTGCTTGACCACTTAACACAAAGCTACCAATTGCCAGAGTCACACACGGCAATGATTTGTACTGGCTCTCAGCAAGGTTTGGATTTGATTGCACGTGCGTATGTAGACCCGGGTGATGTGGTTGTGATGGAAGCGCCAAGCTACTTAGGTGCGATGCAGGTGTTTGGCCTAGTTCAAGCAAACATTGCGACCGTGTCTCAAACTGAATTTGGCCCGAACCTAGATGAACTGGAAACATGCTTTGCACAGCAATCACCGAAGATGTTCTATGCCGTGCCTGATTTCCACAACCCAACCGGCGTGTGTTGGGCAACAGAAACTCGTCAAAAAGTGGCTGAGCTGTGTATCAAATACAACGTGGCATTCATTGAAGATGCGCCATACCGTGAGCTACGTTTCACAGGTACAGAACTGCCGTTGGTTTCTTCGTTCTGCCCTGATAACTCTATCGTTCTTCGTTCATTCTCTAAGATTGCATCGCCAGGTCTACGTATTGGCGCGGTAACAGGCAAACGCAGCTACCTTGAGCCACTGATCAAAGTGAAGCAAGGCGCGGATTTACACTCAAGTGTACCAATGCAAGCGCTGCTTGTTGGTCTTCTAAAACATGAAGACTTTGGCGTGCATATGGAAAACATTCGCACCCTGTACAAGTCTCGTTATGAGGTGCTGTTCTCAGAGCTAGAGAAACAACTGCCTGCAGATTGCGTGTTAAAATCCGTAGATGGCGGAATGTTTATTTGGGTTGAGATCCCAGAGTGCGACACCTTCGAACTGGCGAAAACCTTGCTATCGAATGGCGTGGCAGTAGTACCAAGCCCAGTATTCTATCCAAAGGCCGATGAAGCGAAAGCCGCACTGCGCTTAAACTTCACCAACGCCAACCCGGAAGAATTGATGGAAGCGGTAAAACGCTTAGCAGAAGTACTTAACCAAGCGTAA
- a CDS encoding ABC transporter ATP-binding protein has translation MSSTLPLNSEASPFMPVTDSETQTSTEIKFENVSVHYYSVPSWLGGKAFKALQNIDLNVEDKSLAIVGRSGAGKSTLIELLFGLKAPTVGQINLFGYSLPIRDSKAQATVCRLIQLVPQEPHTSLNPYYTVRQILAEPLSNLDVSGNHEAIIEEALSDVGLPASLLLLKPNQLSTGQAQRVAIARALVVRPAVLVADEPTASLDPVNRQRLLDLINSLKKKRDMRLILVTHDLGAAKALCEEILVLDHGEMVEHGLTNQVMNKPDHPATQMLIESQPLSKSTC, from the coding sequence ATGAGCTCGACCTTACCACTAAACTCAGAAGCCTCGCCATTCATGCCAGTGACTGATTCAGAAACACAAACATCGACAGAGATTAAGTTCGAAAATGTGAGTGTTCACTACTACTCCGTACCAAGTTGGTTGGGTGGTAAAGCGTTCAAAGCGCTACAGAACATAGACCTTAATGTTGAAGACAAAAGCTTAGCTATTGTTGGGCGTTCTGGTGCGGGGAAATCAACGTTAATTGAACTGCTATTTGGCCTTAAAGCGCCAACCGTTGGTCAAATAAACTTGTTCGGTTATTCGCTCCCAATTCGCGATAGCAAAGCGCAAGCAACGGTGTGTCGGCTGATTCAATTGGTGCCACAAGAGCCCCACACTAGCCTCAACCCTTACTATACCGTTCGACAGATCTTAGCCGAACCGTTAAGTAACTTAGATGTTTCGGGTAATCATGAAGCCATCATTGAAGAAGCGCTGTCAGACGTTGGATTGCCTGCCAGTTTGCTCTTGCTGAAACCTAATCAGCTTTCTACAGGTCAAGCTCAACGTGTGGCTATTGCTAGGGCTCTTGTCGTTAGACCCGCAGTGCTGGTGGCCGATGAACCTACTGCCAGCCTTGACCCGGTGAATCGCCAAAGGTTGTTGGACTTGATTAATTCATTGAAAAAGAAGCGTGATATGCGCCTTATTTTGGTTACGCATGATCTCGGTGCGGCAAAAGCCCTTTGTGAAGAAATACTGGTACTCGACCATGGTGAAATGGTTGAGCACGGACTGACCAATCAAGTGATGAATAAACCTGATCATCCTGCGACTCAGATGCTGATCGAGTCTCAGCCTCTTTCGAAATCTACTTGTTAA
- a CDS encoding AraC family transcriptional regulator has protein sequence MSRQHISRINDVLFHIHQDISQPLSAKELSEIAAYSEQHFHRTFKSVVGESLHQYIRRTRMEYAANQLMFDTSSSVVEIAHKCGFSSVSSFSRAFKATFNMSPGEWRKHDLQVAEKPYLKDPEVAAGYLNVAQRVLPEPKIVEVPERMAAYVRHTGYNRSIRNAWLILKAWANSEQRNFSSQFGLHHSNPAWVEMDQCRYVACIAIDEPIKYRSVVNQMVIPGGLHAVFRLNGRYGELLPQISMVLEKWLPTSGFKQRSTPAYVHYHQNHFLNSDEIFELDFYLPVSFY, from the coding sequence ATGTCACGTCAACACATATCGAGAATCAATGATGTCTTGTTCCATATTCACCAAGACATCAGTCAGCCTTTGTCTGCCAAAGAGTTATCTGAGATAGCGGCCTATTCAGAACAGCACTTTCATCGCACCTTTAAAAGCGTGGTCGGGGAGTCGTTGCATCAATATATCCGACGCACTCGAATGGAGTATGCAGCCAACCAATTGATGTTTGATACCAGTTCGTCTGTGGTTGAGATCGCGCATAAATGTGGCTTTAGTTCTGTGTCTTCGTTTAGTCGAGCATTTAAAGCGACCTTTAATATGTCGCCCGGAGAATGGCGTAAGCATGATTTACAAGTAGCAGAAAAACCCTATTTGAAAGATCCCGAAGTGGCGGCGGGCTATTTGAATGTGGCGCAGCGAGTATTGCCCGAACCCAAGATCGTTGAAGTGCCTGAGCGCATGGCAGCCTACGTTCGACATACGGGCTATAACCGATCCATTCGTAATGCGTGGTTGATATTGAAAGCTTGGGCGAATTCCGAACAGCGTAATTTTTCGAGTCAATTTGGTTTGCATCACTCAAACCCTGCTTGGGTTGAAATGGATCAGTGCCGCTATGTGGCGTGTATCGCGATTGATGAGCCGATTAAGTATCGCAGTGTCGTGAACCAGATGGTGATTCCAGGTGGCTTACATGCTGTGTTTCGACTGAATGGCCGCTACGGCGAGCTGCTACCACAGATAAGCATGGTCTTAGAAAAGTGGCTACCCACGTCTGGCTTTAAACAGCGATCTACTCCTGCGTATGTGCATTATCATCAGAATCACTTTCTTAATAGTGATGAAATATTCGAGCTCGATTTCTACCTTCCCGTGAGTTTTTACTGA
- a CDS encoding rhodanese-related sulfurtransferase: MSQYVVCALYKFVALDDYQEIRQPLTDVLEANQIRGTLLLASEGINGTVAGKRESIDALLQWFKQDSRLADVVYKESFNEEQPFNRTKVKLKKEIVTMGVEGIDPRHVVGTYVKPNEWNALISDPDVILVDTRNDYEVDIGTFKNAVNPNTETFREFPQYVEDNLDPKKHKKVAMFCTGGIRCEKSTAYMKEQGFDEVYHLEGGILKYLEEVPEEESMWEGDCYVFDGRVAVNHQLEKSVYDVCNACRLPITDEDKASEHFEKGVSCPKCIDKHSEEQKARFREREKQVQLSNARGETHVGGEAAHLIEQRKKEKLAHKEQQRSGKKAK, translated from the coding sequence ATGTCTCAATATGTTGTATGTGCTCTGTATAAATTCGTAGCACTTGATGATTATCAAGAAATTCGCCAGCCACTAACCGACGTGTTAGAAGCCAACCAAATCCGCGGTACTTTGTTACTTGCGAGTGAAGGCATCAACGGTACCGTTGCAGGTAAGCGCGAATCTATCGACGCCCTTCTTCAATGGTTCAAACAAGATTCTCGTTTGGCTGATGTTGTTTACAAAGAGTCGTTCAACGAAGAACAACCATTCAACCGCACCAAGGTTAAGCTTAAGAAAGAGATCGTAACCATGGGTGTTGAGGGCATCGACCCACGCCATGTTGTCGGCACTTACGTGAAACCAAACGAATGGAATGCACTGATTTCTGATCCAGATGTGATTCTGGTTGATACTCGTAACGACTACGAAGTGGACATCGGCACATTCAAAAATGCCGTAAACCCAAACACAGAAACCTTCCGTGAATTCCCTCAGTACGTTGAAGACAACCTTGATCCTAAGAAACACAAGAAAGTCGCGATGTTCTGTACTGGCGGTATTCGTTGTGAAAAATCAACAGCCTACATGAAAGAACAAGGCTTTGATGAGGTTTACCACCTTGAAGGCGGCATTCTTAAGTACTTAGAAGAAGTACCTGAAGAAGAGAGCATGTGGGAAGGCGACTGCTACGTATTTGATGGTCGTGTTGCAGTAAACCACCAGCTAGAAAAGAGCGTTTACGATGTGTGTAACGCATGTCGCCTGCCAATCACAGACGAAGACAAAGCCTCTGAACACTTCGAGAAAGGCGTAAGCTGCCCTAAGTGTATTGATAAGCACAGCGAAGAGCAGAAAGCCCGTTTCCGTGAACGTGAAAAGCAAGTTCAACTGTCGAATGCTCGTGGCGAAACCCACGTAGGCGGCGAAGCTGCTCACCTTATCGAGCAACGCAAAAAAGAGAAGCTTGCACACAAAGAGCAGCAACGCTCTGGCAAGAAAGCAAAGTAA
- a CDS encoding 5-carboxymethyl-2-hydroxymuconate Delta-isomerase gives MPHCIIEHSSTIDSQQLNQKVFLGAMESQLFSPTGEDIKVRSLAYQHYQTGEVKEDFVHVSVRILSGRNESVKAMLSKSILDQLLALTLSNASLTVEIIDIETSSYSKALV, from the coding sequence TTGCCGCATTGTATTATCGAACACTCATCCACTATTGATAGTCAGCAACTCAACCAAAAAGTGTTTCTCGGCGCGATGGAGTCTCAGTTGTTCTCACCAACAGGAGAAGACATCAAAGTACGCAGCCTTGCCTATCAGCATTACCAAACCGGCGAAGTAAAAGAAGACTTCGTGCATGTCTCTGTGCGTATTTTGTCTGGGCGTAACGAAAGCGTTAAAGCGATGCTCTCCAAGTCCATATTGGATCAATTACTTGCTCTCACTCTATCCAATGCTTCGCTGACCGTAGAGATCATCGATATAGAGACAAGCAGCTATTCAAAAGCCTTAGTTTAA
- a CDS encoding sensor histidine kinase, producing the protein MDKVTDSKHNASRHGDYPSIYRKIRRSFGLMTLVMFGLFWTVIYIAENQMEVISLHHWLDTEANRYTSEYQLLGEDALLPNKNEFSTYWSERELPNWLARYKEPGFYEHLLGTEDKHFYVFEHPSGKGLMYILFQDDADDYLDEYEWSLHNYTLILGGLTSIFMVLYGIYVVRSLSRPLNQIEKKIGQMHPEQPSFEVETSYAETRHIEQTLLDSKNHISGFFQREEEFNRFASHELRTPIMVIKGSADLLTKVPNQPPVALKAINRLQEASEQMRVLTEMFLLLGKESIDEHHFGHYDLEVEVQNQLLEMAPLFAKQDASYNLDVKGTVTVYAPESFITIVLNNLIKNAFSYSVGDVGIVVTGSQLVITNRHDGNETYNAGYGCGLVIVQRICERMGWSFETQDDGLQFSTYLDFSANNQVG; encoded by the coding sequence ATGGACAAGGTTACCGACTCAAAGCATAACGCCTCAAGACACGGCGATTACCCGAGCATCTACCGAAAAATCCGTCGCAGCTTTGGTTTGATGACCTTGGTCATGTTTGGCCTTTTCTGGACAGTTATTTATATCGCTGAAAACCAGATGGAAGTGATCAGCCTGCACCACTGGCTAGACACTGAAGCTAATCGTTATACGTCTGAATATCAGTTGCTTGGCGAAGATGCGTTGTTGCCGAATAAAAATGAGTTTTCAACCTATTGGAGTGAAAGAGAACTGCCCAATTGGTTAGCTCGATACAAAGAGCCCGGTTTCTATGAACATCTGTTAGGTACGGAAGATAAACATTTTTACGTATTCGAACACCCGTCAGGTAAAGGGCTGATGTATATCTTGTTTCAAGATGACGCCGACGACTACCTCGACGAGTATGAATGGAGCCTCCACAACTACACCCTCATACTCGGTGGCTTAACCTCAATCTTCATGGTTTTGTATGGGATCTATGTTGTACGCTCGCTGTCGAGGCCACTTAATCAGATAGAAAAGAAAATAGGGCAAATGCACCCTGAGCAGCCAAGTTTTGAAGTCGAGACGTCTTACGCTGAAACGCGACATATTGAGCAAACACTTTTAGATTCAAAGAATCACATTTCAGGATTTTTTCAGCGGGAAGAGGAGTTCAATCGATTTGCATCTCACGAGCTACGGACTCCGATTATGGTGATTAAAGGGTCGGCTGATCTGCTAACTAAAGTACCCAATCAACCTCCTGTCGCGTTAAAAGCGATTAACCGCTTGCAAGAAGCGAGTGAACAGATGCGAGTGCTGACTGAAATGTTTTTGCTGCTTGGTAAAGAGAGTATCGATGAGCACCATTTCGGTCACTATGACCTGGAAGTCGAAGTTCAGAATCAGCTGCTTGAAATGGCGCCTTTGTTTGCCAAGCAGGATGCGAGTTATAACCTAGACGTAAAAGGGACTGTCACTGTGTATGCGCCAGAGAGCTTTATTACTATTGTGTTGAATAACTTAATTAAAAATGCGTTTAGCTACAGTGTTGGCGATGTTGGAATTGTGGTGACAGGTTCTCAATTAGTGATCACTAACCGTCATGATGGCAATGAGACTTACAATGCTGGCTATGGTTGTGGCCTAGTGATTGTGCAACGAATTTGTGAGCGAATGGGTTGGAGTTTTGAAACTCAAGATGATGGGCTTCAATTTAGTACTTACTTAGACTTTTCAGCGAATAATCAAGTTGGGTAG